Proteins encoded within one genomic window of uncultured Desulfobacter sp.:
- a CDS encoding sulfite exporter TauE/SafE family protein — translation MKRTCSYLAVIMLGLFLSAQMCLAENSASVSASSYKAGDVVQIKGQIEPGADLYLTLSQADMFAPQDTDGVHETKKFKSITANGDFDMDTQIPPMYYLVTNVPEKFGKVEKKKFGGPSVILGKGNGIYSTTMFYLKKNFDDVDPTARAMMGPIASAKQWNFLRWANENDFGINTIVKEGNRRGKVVIFSKTVVTDESSGNYWDKGTKINLDKTTGQFTVSFKSFRHTPPNTQFNVYVNGAKATSYSIEKNGYWLSKGYRYMNPIWILIGAILVGTYFSMIGAAGGLLMAAFQALVVNTMGPVGINAANVLKPSNMALTLFSPLGSFWRYAVVEKRVAWPVGLSFGVGIFVGSIWLGKYVSAILPMKAYKEWLAVLVVLMGIKTLMEMTPKAMRKRKNIKAMTQKFNAEIAKAKAEGRAAEMGSIEPIKTGLTDYRFKFWGEEFRINPLLFGIIGVLIGIVSRSFGVGGGFLLVPAMTSIGALPMYVAVPISLIGTCFSSIGSFIGYLITGYLPDMTLAISIIIGGFAGGMLGSRAQKMFSEMTLKVVLACTLFFLFFRFFKIEIWI, via the coding sequence GTGTCTGGCCGAAAACAGTGCAAGTGTATCGGCCTCATCATACAAGGCCGGTGATGTGGTTCAGATCAAAGGGCAAATCGAGCCCGGTGCAGATCTTTACCTGACCCTGTCCCAGGCAGATATGTTCGCCCCCCAGGACACTGACGGTGTCCATGAGACCAAAAAGTTCAAAAGCATCACGGCCAATGGGGATTTTGATATGGATACCCAGATCCCTCCCATGTACTATCTGGTGACCAACGTACCGGAAAAATTCGGCAAGGTGGAAAAAAAGAAATTCGGTGGTCCCTCGGTGATTCTCGGCAAGGGAAATGGTATCTACTCCACCACCATGTTCTATCTGAAAAAGAATTTCGACGATGTTGATCCGACGGCCCGGGCCATGATGGGCCCCATTGCGTCCGCCAAACAGTGGAATTTTCTGCGTTGGGCCAATGAAAACGATTTCGGCATCAATACCATTGTCAAAGAGGGTAACCGCAGGGGCAAGGTGGTAATCTTTTCCAAAACCGTGGTAACGGATGAATCCAGTGGAAACTACTGGGATAAAGGAACAAAAATCAATCTGGATAAGACCACTGGACAGTTCACCGTCAGCTTTAAATCCTTCAGACACACCCCTCCCAACACCCAGTTTAACGTCTATGTCAACGGCGCCAAAGCAACCTCCTACTCCATTGAAAAAAACGGGTACTGGCTCTCTAAAGGCTATCGATACATGAACCCCATCTGGATACTTATCGGTGCTATCCTTGTGGGCACCTATTTCTCCATGATCGGTGCGGCCGGCGGCCTGCTTATGGCGGCCTTCCAGGCGTTGGTGGTCAACACCATGGGGCCTGTGGGCATCAACGCGGCCAACGTGCTCAAACCATCCAACATGGCCCTGACACTTTTCTCTCCTTTGGGCTCCTTCTGGCGATATGCCGTGGTCGAAAAACGTGTGGCCTGGCCCGTGGGGCTCTCGTTCGGTGTAGGTATCTTTGTCGGTTCTATCTGGCTGGGTAAATATGTTTCAGCAATTCTGCCCATGAAAGCCTACAAAGAGTGGCTGGCAGTTCTGGTTGTGCTCATGGGAATCAAGACTCTCATGGAGATGACACCCAAAGCCATGAGGAAACGTAAAAACATCAAGGCCATGACCCAGAAGTTCAATGCAGAAATCGCGAAAGCCAAAGCAGAGGGTCGTGCTGCTGAAATGGGTTCCATCGAACCGATTAAAACCGGGTTGACCGACTATCGTTTTAAATTCTGGGGTGAAGAGTTCAGGATCAATCCGCTGCTCTTTGGAATCATCGGTGTGCTTATTGGCATCGTCTCCCGTTCTTTTGGCGTAGGCGGCGGCTTTTTGCTGGTACCGGCCATGACATCCATCGGGGCCCTGCCCATGTATGTAGCGGTGCCCATCTCCTTGATCGGTACTTGTTTTTCAAGTATCGGTTCTTTTATCGGGTATCTGATTACCGGATATCTGCCGGATATGACCCTGGCCATTTCCATTATTATCGGCGGGTTTGCCGGCGGCATGCTTGGGTCAAGGGCCCAGAAAATGTTCTCTGAGATGACCCTGAAGGTCGTGCTGGCCTGCACCCTGTTCTTCCTGTTCTTCAGATTTTTTAAAATCGAAATCTGGATTTAG
- the leuD gene encoding 3-isopropylmalate dehydratase small subunit: protein MKDFKGKMLCLDRADINTDEIIPAKYLTEIAKSALKPHLLEDLILDGFNSETDLQDVRVIVTRSNFGCGSSREHAPWALEENGINVVIAPSFARIFRQNMFNCGMMAIELPEDKIQTLFELGAGKTAQLSVDVENQTLTVTDDAGNELKIDFPISQFDKTLVETGGWVEFADKNY from the coding sequence ATGAAAGACTTTAAAGGAAAAATGCTCTGCCTGGACCGGGCAGATATCAATACCGACGAAATTATTCCGGCCAAATACCTGACCGAAATCGCCAAATCCGCATTAAAACCCCACCTGCTTGAAGATTTGATTCTGGACGGCTTTAATTCTGAGACCGATCTTCAAGATGTCCGTGTGATTGTCACCCGGAGCAATTTCGGTTGCGGTTCTTCCCGGGAGCATGCGCCCTGGGCTTTGGAAGAAAACGGCATCAACGTGGTGATTGCCCCAAGCTTTGCCCGGATTTTCAGGCAGAATATGTTTAATTGTGGCATGATGGCCATTGAGTTGCCCGAAGATAAGATCCAGACCCTGTTCGAGCTGGGTGCAGGCAAAACCGCTCAACTCAGTGTAGATGTTGAGAACCAGACGCTGACCGTAACAGATGATGCCGGCAACGAGTTGAAAATTGACTTTCCTATTTCTCAGTTTGACAAAACGTTGGTGGAAACCGGGGGGTGGGTAGAGTTTGCAGATAAAAATTATTAG
- a CDS encoding 3-isopropylmalate dehydratase large subunit, protein MGKTIAEKIFETHLVDKPFGDVNVLRLDRVFCHEITTPTAVMDLVERGKDRVFDPDKIKAVIDHVSPAKDSKTAMQGKILRDWAVRHNIKDFFDIGANGVCHALFPEKGFVRPGFTIIMGDSHTCTHGAFGAFGAGVGTTDLEVGILKGVCTFKQPETFKIEITGTLRPGVYAKDIILEVIRQITVNGATNMIIEFTGPVVDAMGMDQRMTLANMAVEAGATSGICLPDMTTVQYLWPFIKDEFKTPEDALAEYSQFCSDPDAVYAKTKTIDVSTLEPLATFGFKPDHVKPVSQMGDTHVDQVYIGSCTNGRLEDLRVAAAEVAGKKIHPGLRAIVSPATPDIFRAALDEGLIKIFMDAGFCVTNPTCGACLGMSNGVLAEGEVAASTTNRNFNGRMGKGGMLHLVSPATAAATALHGVLTHSERFNN, encoded by the coding sequence ATGGGAAAAACAATTGCTGAAAAAATTTTTGAGACCCATCTGGTAGACAAACCCTTCGGGGATGTCAACGTGCTGCGCCTGGATCGGGTTTTCTGTCATGAAATTACCACCCCGACTGCGGTCATGGACCTGGTCGAAAGGGGAAAAGACCGGGTGTTCGATCCGGACAAAATCAAGGCGGTGATTGATCATGTTTCACCGGCCAAAGATTCCAAAACCGCCATGCAGGGAAAAATCCTGAGGGACTGGGCGGTCCGGCACAACATAAAAGATTTCTTTGATATCGGTGCAAACGGGGTCTGCCATGCCCTGTTCCCTGAAAAAGGGTTTGTCCGTCCCGGATTCACCATCATTATGGGCGATTCCCATACCTGTACCCACGGGGCATTTGGTGCCTTTGGCGCCGGCGTGGGCACCACCGACCTGGAGGTGGGCATTTTAAAGGGCGTGTGTACCTTTAAACAACCGGAGACATTTAAAATTGAAATCACCGGAACCCTTCGTCCAGGCGTATATGCCAAGGATATTATTCTTGAAGTGATTCGTCAGATTACCGTGAACGGGGCGACCAATATGATCATTGAGTTCACAGGACCCGTGGTGGATGCCATGGGCATGGACCAGCGCATGACCTTGGCCAATATGGCTGTGGAAGCCGGTGCCACATCGGGCATCTGTCTGCCTGATATGACAACGGTTCAGTATCTGTGGCCTTTTATTAAGGATGAGTTCAAGACCCCTGAGGATGCCCTGGCAGAATACTCACAGTTTTGTTCCGATCCGGATGCCGTCTATGCCAAAACAAAGACCATTGATGTCAGCACCCTTGAACCCCTGGCGACCTTTGGATTTAAACCGGACCATGTAAAACCGGTGTCACAGATGGGTGATACCCATGTGGATCAGGTTTACATCGGCTCCTGTACCAATGGGCGTCTGGAAGATCTTCGTGTGGCCGCCGCCGAGGTGGCAGGTAAAAAAATTCATCCCGGTTTACGCGCAATTGTTTCTCCAGCTACGCCTGATATTTTCCGTGCGGCACTGGATGAAGGTCTGATTAAAATTTTTATGGATGCAGGATTCTGCGTAACCAATCCCACCTGCGGCGCCTGTTTGGGTATGAGCAACGGCGTCTTGGCTGAGGGGGAGGTGGCCGCGTCCACCACCAACAGGAATTTTAACGGACGAATGGGCAAAGGCGGCATGCTTCACCTCGTGAGTCCGGCTACAGCCGCGGCTACGGCTCTTCATGGTGTGCTCACTCACTCTGAGCGGTTTAACAATTAG
- a CDS encoding helix-turn-helix domain-containing protein, with protein sequence MKIKLGPLLRAIRNSRHLTIKEVATKAGVSSSLLSQIERNRISPSLDTLLELLEVYGVSPEKFFKDYETMNRVEIIKRDQRRVYQRKGFKYETLCGLSQSKGNHSFTAFFLELAPEQQRGDEDDGHLGRELGIVVNGSGQLIYGGDVYDISDGDAVSFSSQIPHVIRNTGDDLFQAYWIVTPADGEDYFGEGNNN encoded by the coding sequence ATGAAAATCAAATTGGGCCCATTGCTGCGGGCCATCCGAAATTCACGGCATCTGACCATCAAAGAGGTCGCAACAAAAGCCGGGGTCAGTTCAAGTCTGTTGTCCCAGATTGAACGCAACCGTATATCTCCGTCCCTGGATACCCTGCTGGAGTTGCTGGAAGTATACGGGGTCTCTCCTGAGAAATTTTTTAAAGATTATGAGACCATGAACCGGGTGGAGATTATAAAAAGGGACCAGCGCCGGGTTTACCAGCGCAAGGGGTTTAAATATGAAACCCTGTGCGGGCTTAGTCAATCCAAAGGCAACCATTCATTTACGGCCTTTTTTCTTGAGCTTGCACCGGAACAGCAGCGAGGAGATGAGGATGACGGCCACCTTGGTCGGGAGCTTGGAATTGTGGTTAACGGTTCCGGGCAATTAATTTACGGTGGGGATGTCTACGATATCAGTGACGGAGATGCGGTCTCTTTTTCGTCTCAAATCCCCCATGTGATTAGAAATACAGGTGACGATCTGTTTCAGGCCTACTGGATTGTCACGCCGGCGGACGGTGAAGATTATTTTGGTGAAGGAAATAATAATTAA
- a CDS encoding YigZ family protein, protein MNTDCEKSVFYSVGRSVTDPVRQAEIKIKRSVFVCRLSYADTIEAAKDFISNVSKAYKTATHNCWAYVVGDTAQISHCSDAGEPPGTAGKPMLNTLLSHNMTCTAAVVTRYYGGVKLGVRGLIEAYALAVDEAISQAPLVRLVKTRSFQICLDYSLNDTFLNRISALKTTIAQTDYKEKVTHELTVELPDLPALESLLVQYQRQGLLSYFITTEETEST, encoded by the coding sequence ATGAATACGGATTGTGAAAAGTCAGTTTTTTATTCCGTGGGGCGGTCTGTTACCGATCCCGTTCGTCAGGCGGAAATAAAAATTAAGCGTTCCGTGTTTGTCTGCAGGCTCAGCTACGCGGATACCATTGAAGCTGCCAAAGATTTTATTTCCAACGTTTCCAAAGCGTATAAAACGGCCACCCATAATTGCTGGGCGTATGTAGTGGGCGATACCGCTCAGATCAGCCATTGCTCAGATGCGGGGGAGCCGCCTGGTACAGCCGGCAAGCCCATGCTCAACACGCTTTTATCCCATAATATGACCTGTACTGCAGCCGTTGTTACCCGGTATTACGGCGGAGTGAAACTTGGGGTCCGAGGCCTAATTGAAGCCTACGCCTTGGCTGTGGATGAGGCCATCAGTCAGGCGCCTCTGGTCCGCTTGGTAAAAACCCGGTCTTTCCAGATCTGCCTGGATTACAGCCTGAATGATACATTTTTAAACCGCATCAGTGCGTTGAAGACCACAATTGCCCAAACCGATTATAAGGAAAAGGTCACCCATGAATTGACTGTGGAATTGCCCGACCTCCCGGCCCTGGAATCATTGCTCGTGCAATACCAACGCCAGGGGCTCCTTTCGTATTTTATAACCACGGAAGAGACGGAAAGCACTTAA